In one window of Haloimpatiens sp. FM7315 DNA:
- a CDS encoding gamma-glutamylcyclotransferase, which yields MDRFFTQETCDRCGGSLKSGRIMSMYNEECICMVCKDKEREQSDYKEAVEAEHEQIKKGNYKGIKG from the coding sequence ATGGATAGATTTTTTACTCAAGAAACTTGTGACCGCTGTGGTGGCAGCTTAAAAAGTGGCAGAATAATGTCCATGTACAATGAGGAATGCATTTGCATGGTCTGCAAGGATAAAGAACGGGAACAAAGTGATTATAAGGAAGCTGTAGAAGCTGAACATGAACAGATTAAAAAAGGCAATTACAAGGGTATAAAAGGTTAA